In one Nicotiana sylvestris chromosome 8, ASM39365v2, whole genome shotgun sequence genomic region, the following are encoded:
- the LOC138876409 gene encoding uncharacterized protein encodes MSQLKIIDKKTYNYIMEEPSERWARSWFPRRRYDMLTTNMVESMNSFLLKGKEMPILRMLDFIQEKLGEWFYERRKKANEIFHRVSIWAEEEMTKKMELACKMFVFNLDSMLFRLNSEGIEFIVDLKKRTCDCMEFQLDELLCPHAIAAINRRYLQKSDYCSNWYSRETWLKTYEGHVNTVGDQNHGKYHKMYNLRSQNLQM; translated from the exons ATGTCCCAACTAAAAATTATTGACAAGAAAACATACAATTACATAATGGAAGAGCCTTCCGAGAGATGGGCTCGATCGTGGTTCCCACGACGACGTTATGATATGCTAACAACAAATATGGTAGAATCAATGAATTCCTTTTTACTAAAAGGGAAAGAAATGCCTATTTTAAGAATGTTAGATTTCATCCAAGAAAAGCTGGGAGAGTGGTTTTATGAACGGAGAAAAAAGGCAAATGAAATTTTTCACAGAGTATCAATATGGGCAGAAGAAGAGATGACTAAGAAGATGGAATTGGCTTGCAAAATGTTT gtGTTCAACCTTGACTCAATGTTGTTTAGACTAAATAGTGAAGGAATTGAATTCATTGTGGACTTAAAGAAGAGAACTTGTGACTGCATggaattccaacttgatgaattgCTCTGTCCACATGCAATTGCTGCTATTAATAGGAGATATTTGCAGAAATCTGATTACTGCTCAAATTGGTATTCAAGGGAAACATGGTTGAAAACATATGAAGGACATGTGAATACCGTGGGAGATCAAAATCATGGGAAATA